A genome region from Leptospira langatensis includes the following:
- a CDS encoding cytidylyltransferase domain-containing protein, with product MSGIHSTHRQKIRSLFAFVQARTGSTRFPKKVITELPPRSGYTILDHIHFRMQKILPASRIVYLIPEGDQELEDYLSHKGMLSFAGPLEDVRQRYILAAEKFGADAILRLTGDNPFYDTTHLDLLLQSFIQEEADLAYFKGLPLGMGGEVFRTSSLLDLSDLQQVERHKEHVSLHIKENPNIYKIVAIDSLLTKEESSRVVNFRLTVDTPQDFDTISDLLMERFFRSTSDPIFHASSESASDSLSHTSSESASDSLSHTSAESVVDLPSPSIFRHAFEHASGPSAQKFFASVSELGAKEFLEWEKVSPSLFQKNLDVPQVRFPLPPPSTFSKGKIGVLVAPAKEFGSGHFSRTSILYSLLPYRNWEAEWISAFPKDGEYDILILDYRDIDLPQTYQKTKVLLLDHFGEDKKKYDFWDLLPHPKNDEQFDWEQILIPPNLLYSATREEKDPAKEYGIFCYAGNLGEEESKNLDRFLSSYPSSKKRIRIGGSTPMEKGIEYFPRLSRIRYLQMLRSAETFLGYFGQSLFEALYLRIPSASFSISPIHRELSSILEKYDIPFTDLSRQTSFSLGTRKVGENGYKLLLDKIDSLL from the coding sequence ATGAGTGGTATACATTCAACGCATAGGCAAAAGATCCGTTCCTTATTTGCATTCGTGCAAGCAAGGACTGGTTCTACACGTTTTCCGAAGAAAGTAATCACAGAGCTTCCTCCTAGATCCGGATATACAATTCTAGATCATATCCATTTTAGAATGCAGAAGATACTACCCGCTTCCAGGATCGTTTATCTGATCCCGGAAGGGGACCAAGAATTAGAGGACTATCTTTCTCACAAGGGAATGCTCTCTTTTGCGGGTCCTTTAGAAGACGTACGACAAAGATATATCTTAGCCGCAGAGAAATTCGGAGCGGACGCCATTCTTCGTTTAACGGGAGACAATCCGTTTTACGATACGACACACCTGGATCTTCTGCTTCAATCCTTCATACAAGAAGAAGCCGACCTTGCCTATTTCAAGGGACTTCCCCTCGGAATGGGCGGAGAAGTATTTCGGACTTCTTCTCTTTTGGATCTTTCGGATCTCCAACAAGTAGAAAGGCACAAAGAACATGTAAGCCTTCATATAAAAGAAAATCCGAATATATATAAGATCGTAGCGATCGACAGTCTGCTCACAAAAGAAGAATCTTCCCGAGTCGTAAACTTCAGACTGACTGTCGATACTCCTCAAGATTTCGACACGATCTCGGATTTGCTAATGGAAAGATTCTTTAGATCTACCTCGGATCCGATCTTTCATGCCTCTTCCGAGTCTGCTTCAGATTCGCTTTCTCATACCTCTTCTGAGTCTGCTTCGGATTCACTTTCCCATACCTCTGCTGAGTCCGTTGTAGATCTACCTTCTCCATCTATTTTTCGACATGCTTTTGAGCACGCTTCCGGTCCTTCGGCCCAGAAATTCTTTGCCTCCGTTTCCGAACTTGGGGCAAAAGAATTCTTAGAATGGGAGAAGGTCTCTCCTTCTCTATTCCAGAAGAACCTGGATGTTCCTCAAGTGAGGTTTCCTCTGCCTCCTCCCAGTACTTTCTCCAAAGGGAAGATCGGAGTGCTGGTTGCTCCCGCAAAAGAATTCGGTTCCGGTCATTTTTCTAGGACTTCTATTTTATACTCCTTACTTCCGTATAGGAATTGGGAAGCAGAATGGATCTCTGCATTTCCGAAAGACGGAGAATACGATATTCTTATACTAGATTATCGTGATATAGATCTGCCCCAAACCTACCAAAAGACCAAGGTGCTGCTTTTAGATCATTTCGGAGAAGATAAGAAGAAATACGATTTTTGGGACCTTCTTCCTCATCCTAAAAACGATGAGCAATTCGATTGGGAACAAATACTGATCCCACCCAATCTACTCTACTCTGCTACAAGAGAAGAAAAAGATCCCGCAAAAGAATATGGAATTTTTTGTTATGCAGGGAACCTAGGAGAAGAAGAGTCCAAGAACCTGGACCGATTCCTGAGCTCCTATCCTTCTTCTAAAAAAAGGATCCGGATCGGAGGGAGTACTCCTATGGAAAAAGGGATCGAATACTTTCCTAGACTGTCGAGGATTAGATACTTGCAAATGCTTAGATCCGCCGAGACCTTCCTAGGATATTTCGGCCAGAGTCTATTCGAGGCATTGTATCTAAGAATACCTTCCGCTAGCTTCTCCATTTCTCCCATACATAGGGAACTCTCCTCTATTTTAGAAAAATATGATATTCCATTCACCGACCTGAGCCGGCAGACTAGTTTTTCTTTGGGAACAAGAAAGGTGGGAGAGAACGGATACAAGCTGCTTCTGGATAAAATAGATTCCCTTCTCTAA
- a CDS encoding TetR/AcrR family transcriptional regulator, which yields MIPAKISTKERILNESRRLFFEKGYETTSIQDILSALDIAKGTFYHHFQSKEELLEEIAVQFAKEAHAAMLNEIGDLGNEGTGLEKIRKAMIVAHNWKKGKSDEIRFLLESLFSASNLQLRDKIRRKSVGLSFPLFASLIVEGQKDGSLKSILRADHLTSIIFDLSDALGEKVAFHLLGRSKDSEGEIYELMVSYHRTIEDLLGSPAGGLDYFSREEWSELARLFKGEKAASTIEEPLQLVANAG from the coding sequence ATGATCCCAGCGAAAATCTCAACAAAAGAAAGAATTCTAAACGAATCCAGAAGGCTATTCTTCGAAAAGGGGTACGAAACTACCTCAATCCAAGACATCTTATCTGCTTTGGACATAGCCAAAGGAACGTTTTATCACCATTTTCAATCCAAAGAAGAACTATTAGAGGAAATCGCAGTTCAATTCGCGAAAGAAGCTCACGCCGCAATGCTCAATGAGATCGGAGACCTCGGAAACGAAGGCACCGGTTTAGAGAAGATCCGCAAGGCCATGATCGTGGCTCACAATTGGAAGAAGGGAAAATCCGATGAGATCCGATTCCTATTGGAATCCCTCTTCTCCGCAAGCAATCTGCAGCTGAGAGACAAGATCCGTCGCAAATCGGTCGGTCTGAGCTTTCCTCTATTCGCTTCTTTGATCGTAGAAGGACAAAAAGACGGTTCTCTTAAAAGCATTTTGAGAGCGGACCATTTGACTTCTATCATCTTCGATCTAAGCGACGCATTGGGCGAGAAAGTTGCCTTTCATCTCTTAGGCAGAAGCAAGGATTCCGAAGGAGAGATCTACGAGCTCATGGTTTCTTATCATAGAACGATCGAAGATCTATTGGGAAGCCCTGCAGGCGGATTGGATTACTTCAGCAGAGAAGAATGGAGCGAACTTGCCCGCCTATTCAAAGGCGAGAAGGCAGCTTCTACCATCGAAGAACCTCTGCAATTGGTTGCGAACGCAGGTTAA
- a CDS encoding iron chaperone, which yields MLLYALVPTLPRLECESDPDVENYINQAPISRRENIRGLVESLKDEFPDLREGLKYGMPTFERNGRWIAFSNHRNHLSVYFCEESFVRAFRSKFPEAETGKNCIFLRDKEKFPTAYLRTLLKKTLQQRAKAR from the coding sequence ATGCTACTTTATGCTTTGGTCCCCACATTGCCGAGATTGGAATGCGAATCCGATCCGGATGTGGAGAACTATATAAACCAAGCTCCTATCTCTAGAAGAGAGAATATCCGGGGTTTAGTTGAATCTCTTAAGGACGAATTCCCGGACTTGAGAGAAGGTTTGAAATATGGAATGCCTACTTTCGAAAGGAATGGGCGATGGATCGCATTCTCTAATCATAGGAATCATCTGTCCGTCTATTTCTGCGAAGAGTCCTTTGTGAGGGCCTTTCGATCCAAGTTCCCGGAGGCAGAAACAGGTAAGAACTGCATCTTCCTCAGAGACAAAGAGAAATTTCCGACCGCTTATCTAAGGACCTTATTAAAGAAGACATTACAGCAAAGAGCAAAGGCCCGATAA